The segment CAATTTTTTGTCTTTTAGTGGTGTCACGTCATTTCCAAAGTACGCCGTTCCTCAGAGGATTAAAGAGATCCACAAAACCCCTTGCAGATCTCGTGATTATTTTCCATAACTCAAAATTTCATGGTTATTTGCTGAAAACACCCCCTAATTTTTGGTTATTTCATTAGGTTTCTCTTGATACTCTAGATAGACATCGATCCCAATAACTCATGAATAAGATTGGGTCCTTGAGGCCCGAGTTTTCGTTTTCACgatattatgatttatgaatATACCGTTCACACAATATAAATGGTTGGAGAATAATCCCAATGTGGGTCTAATATTTGTTATCATCCAAAACAAAATGAGATTGTGAGAAAATGCAAAATCACATGTACCAAAACAATGTGGGTTTAACACCTTTGGGATTTGCTTGTTGACAAAACATGCAACACTTAAACCAATTTATCAAGTCTAAATGATGATTGAAAGTCGATGAAGGATAGAAAACATGTTCCCAAGAATCTTGTCGAATGAGAAAATTGATTACAAGGCATTTTAGGATGTTCAAACAATCACAAAGgtttaaattgttatttaacTGTAACGATCTTTTGCTTAGATTAAGATCTTAAACACATCAAGTGAACTTATATAATTCATTGattggtgagtcttctcattaggAGAGTATGTTCATGGATACCTATTGAATGAACTACATCATTACAACATATAATTTAGAAATAGATTAGAGATACCTTTCAAATTTTACTTTATAACACATGATCTCCTTCAAAGATAACAAATATCCGCAATTGCATTGATAGTGAACCCGAAACTTTACTTATGTTGTAGTTAACATCTCAAAACTACAACTCCATATCAATGCTCTAGTATCAAAACTATGGCATAATAACACATAACACTTCAACCATCAATGAAGATAATCAATCACTTGTAGCTCTTGACATTCTCTACTTCTTTCAACAGTTTAATCATTATCACTATGTTATGAAACTAAATACATGGTACCTAACAACAGAAATCAGCTCATACTCATAAATGATAGATTCATAGATTTCTTTATAATCATGTCAAGAAAGAATCTTCATTCATCAGTTTGATTACACAGTTTTAGATGGATGGTTGGAAAAGAAATTAACATAGACACCACAGCATGCATATTAATTCCCACATAATTACGAATCTGACAAACTATAACATGGAATTGAAGTACTAAGCACTTATTAATCAATAAATACATGTTTTAACAAGAAACCAATTATCGCAATGAAACCTAATTGTAATTCATTGATTAGCTAAACAGCAGTTATGAGCAAGTGGATTGAGAACCTCAAATCAGATACATATATAAAAACAAGACTTAATAACAAACATGAATTCAACTTAACAATTAATAGCTTTATTGATGATGTTTTTTTTGACCTAACAGACATAATTTTCACATAATCCTTCGAAGGAGCAGGAAAACTTCCAATCCAGTAACAAAAAGATGAACCCCTACTAACCTTCAATTGAATATCATCTTAATATATAATCGAACTAATGTAATTTTGTTTCTTTTACATATTGATATAAACAAACTTGCTACCTTAATCAATGAGCAACTAAGAAATCATTAGGGAAAGCATCAATAACCGGTTCAGGACCATCTGATGTCGGAGTATTAGGGTTAGGGTCAagaaaaaacatagatctagcagCCATGAGCTTCTTCCTCTGCGGACACCGAGGACCATAAAATCTGACGGAAAAGCAAGGGGAACCGCCGTCGGCGGCGGCAACAGTACCAGTACCTTCCTCCTGTTGTTGCTGTCCTACACCGGCGGCGTTAGGAGATCGCGACGGTGAAGAAAGAGGCGACAAGGATGAAACACGATGGAGATAGATCTGAGAAGCGGATGATCGGTGATGAGATTTAGCAATGATTTTGGAGTCGCGGAGTTGAGCAAGAGCTCCGGGCTTTAGGTAGCGGAGGTAGCCGTCGGCGGTGGAAGATCTGTTTCTGATACGACGGTTCATGGCGGCGGAGAAAAATGAAAATGTGTGAGAGGGAAAAGAAGAGACGTGGGGATTTTAAGGGGGCGATGGAGCGGGAAAGTGAAGAGATGGTGAAAGAGAAAAACCCGTAAATAGTGCTTTTTTAAATTAGGTGTGGCGCGGGGATACAGCCTTTTATTTTGgattttccttttttattttttaagagggtacattttataaaatacaacaaacttttataaattttttGTCTTAAGTTATCAAAAAATTATCCCACAAAAAGAAAATCTTTAAAGGTCATGTTCAAGTTAATGGATTTCTATTTTTTTCTCTATCCGAATATATACTAACGGTCATATGTTATCATATGAgttgaatttttattttattttactagGATAGATACCAACGGTTATATGTTATCATATGAATTGAATTTATTTGTTATCTACTAAATAGGTTATcgttaacaaaaataaaatataaatgtaataCCTTAAGATTTTCCTTTTAAAGTTAATTACTTGATTAAgggaagtgattcgtacacaacagtTTTTTGCTATACACAACAATTCATGTATTATATAGCTGTAcgatacaacattttaaagcacTAATTGTGTACGGAGAAAAATTGTTATGTACGGATCAACTCCTCTTGATTAAATGAAGAAAAATCAATAGTTTTTAtcaattagtatttttttttaatttaatgttatatttttaaataaattctaATGATATTGTATATAACCATCACCCTAATGTCGTAGTTGGTTGTGATGAGGGAGATTACAAACACTTCTTTATGAGAAATGCATGTTCAAATCCTGTCAAATCAAATGTACAAAAAAAATGGTTAAGAGGTTAGTCCATGACATACTAGGGTGTTTAACATAAGGGAGAATGTCATAAAAAGCCTCAAGTTTGCAAGAAAATGTCGGTTTTACCCTCTGACAGAATTTATGTTCGTTTATGCCTCAAACttgcaaaaaaaaagtttgattttgcCCTTTTTACAGGTTGAGCCGGTCATATGTACACGTGGCAAGCCACATGTGCATTGATAGGAATCGAACCAGCTACCCTCAACTCACAAGTTCAATAACTTACCACTAGTCTGGAAAGCTTTTTAAATCTAGACTTTGaacaacatatatataaataatattactgaaacacataaaatacaattattattattattattattattattattacaacaattattattattattattgttattattattattattacaacaattattattattatgtatacatacatttttaattatatttttaaatgtataaatataagGTACATAATATGTTTTTAAgtttaaaaacatttttaaaggtattttatatttttgaaagtgTATTTAAACctttataaacatatttttataatgAAAATCGTATTTAAAAAGTAAatgtgtttatttatatttaataagcaaaacaatatgttttaaaaggtatttatatatttaaaattgtatttataaacttcaaaaaatatttttagagtTAAGAACATATTTATAATGTCATAAAAAGCCTCAAGTTTATCGGAAAATGTCGGTTATAAACCCGGTATATGTTTAACAGAATGTATCTATATGATCAAAATTGAATAATTTTGTTGAATTACAAAACTTTGATTGGTTTGAAAAACAATTGGGTGATTggtaggggtgtaagtgagccgagctactcgggatcgactcgttaaaagctcgactcgagatcaAATTAAacaagcccgagccgagctcgagcctaaatatgaggctcgtttattaaacgagctcgagccgagcttcaattAGTGGGCTTACGAGCCTAAAcgagcataaatatatatatatatatatatatatatatatatatatatatatatatatatatatatatatatatatatatatatatatatatatatatatatatatgctcgtttaggctcgattaggctcgcaagCCCATTAACTTGttcacgagccgagctcgagcttcattttaaggctccAATCGAGttcgagctcgagctcaagcttcctcaaaattaaatgagccgagctcgagcttggtcaggctcggggtcgactcggctcgtttacacccttAGTGATTGGTATGAACTTTTCAAACCAAATAGTTGGTCATTTTTTAAATCAAATtgaaacatatatttatataggCATTTTGTTCGTACTTTAACAAATATAATATAGTATAGTGTTTACCATTTTTTGGTTAATAAATAGCTTTTTTTATCTTCTAGGATCCTCATTGAATAATTTGCCCCATTTTTATATATTCTTCTTTCAGCAAAACTCCAAtatgaaaatatagttttttttccCATTATTATTGTTCTTTTAAGCGATGTTATattggattttatcacaaagtttCTTTTTATTGTGTTGATTGTATGTTTAAAAGTATCTCCTTGTGAAATAAAATTAACAACCTGGAATTGCTAAATTCAACCTAAATTGgttttaatgatttgaaatgaAATTCATTTATCACATTGTTCCACTGATATTTTATCATTTAAAGCTATACATACATGTTATATGTACAAAGTTTGGTTTCATTTAAACCAAGACTGTTAGTGCATGGATAATGTAGGTGAATGGAGATGTATGGTAGTGGCTAGTTTGTACATAAAAAAGGTTTTGTTACTAAATAAACTGAATACAAATAAATGATTGTTTTATCAATATGTTTAAAAATGATGTTaaaaattataatgtttagtgatttttaaaaaaaaaaattatttatgataAAACAACATAAATTGTTAAAATATAAAAACTAATTATTTAGAGAATTTGTAATATATGTTGCAAAATTTATTGCATGAATATATTAAGTAAAAAAAACAATACCTAAATTTGATCTTGTTTAGTATGAATTTTGCGTCCAAGAAACAATGCTCACATAGCTTCTTAGACCTAAGCGCTCCTCAACCCAAACCGGTGGCGGAGCTAGAATTTTTATATGGGGTATAAACATTATCAATAAATATTCTATGTAGTTATCATATTCGGGGCATTAAAAAATATGATAGAATCTCTTTAGCTGGGGGTACAATAAAATAGAATGtttacaaataatttttttttatatacataaaacaatttttttgagGGTGCTGTAGTACCTCCAACGACCCATCTGGTTCCGCCACCGACCCAAActtttcttatgaatttagaataaTGTTAAATAACTAGTTTTATGTTCATATTGACAAGGTGTTAGTAATCTGTGCTAAAACATTTTgggttaattaatagataaaatcatgtttgtttaaCAATACGTCAAAAAAAAAATGCCGCCCCTTGTAAGTTAGTGATGATGACAATCCACTTATGATTAAATTGGCCTAGGATTCCGCTACATCATCGCACTTCCCATTTGACAAAAACCATATGCATTGATTAAAAGAGTTCATACTTTTATATCATAGTACAAGAATGGGTCATAAAACCGTCGTTGTCAGCTAAGGTGGCACATTAAAACGGCGTTATAACACGAGGAACATTGTCCCCGCCTCCCATTATAGTAAGCCATGTTATAATGCCAATATATTGCAACGACAGCATGCTATGATCAATAAGTTGTTAGGGAAACAACAGTAAGTTGCTAGGGAAGCAATACTAACATGCTATAATCGTTAAGTTTCTAGGAAAGCAACAGTAAGTTGCTAGGGAAGCCACAATAACATGCTATTATTTGAAGGTTGCAAGAGATGCAACCAAAAGATGTGATATCaacaataaaaatacaaaaataccaattagaaaataataataaaatcaataAGAAGACAAGTTGCTAAGAGAGCAACTATAAGTACCATACAAATAGGAAATATGATTGACCTTTTAGGTAAAACCCAGTAATCCTCTCATCTGTTGTTTTAGGAAAACAACCTTGCTATCCTAACCCTACTTAACCTAACCGCCATTCAAACCATGATTCAACATCAAGTTTTTGATGCATTAGGAAATCTCAGAGTTGACCATGGAGAAGGAAGTAGCAAGGAACGTAGTCAAGCTtaccaatattttctttatagtAAGCTAGGATCCTTCTATGGAGATGAAGGAGTAAATAGCCTAATCCACTGGATCAAAGGAATAGAGATTAGGTGTAAAAAGGAGGTTAGGGTAAAATTTGCAACTTGCACTCTCATGGGGAAGGACATCATATGGTGGAGTATCCAGGTAAAGGCTTTAGGAGTAGATGCAGCCTATATAATCTCTTGGGAATAACTGAAATGGCAAATGATAAGAGAATTATGTTGTACGGGAGATTTGGCCCAGGTAGAACATGAATTCAGTCAATTAAGCACTAGGAAGTCCAATCTAGCCTTCTACACCATACGAGTTGAAGATCTATCCATGGTATGCTTAGAACTGATTGgaccagagagcaagaaaatcagTGCATATCTCCAAGGACTAGAACATCAAGTCAGGAAGCAAATACAAGCATACAAGCCCCACACCTTCGAGGAAACTATGCAGCTAGCGTTCCAATTTTGGGAAATCAAAGTCCTAGATGGCATGATTAAGGCTAGGGAATTTGGAAGAAAATGGGGAAAATCAACAAGGAAGTACCAAGTCGACCCTTGTACAAAATAAATGAGGAAAGGAAGCCTCCAATAGTTGTTCCACAAAAGGGATACTTGGGAAGATTTCCCTTGTGCAGTAAGTGTGAACTGCACCATCTCGGTGGCTGTGAAGATTTCAAGTGCAAAGAGTGCGGAAAAGCAGGACATATTGTAGATGCCTGCAAGAGCCAACTAATATAGTCAAGGAATACTGGAAAATAATAAGAATAGGTATGTGAGGGGAAAGGAAACCCCACAAAAATAATTGTAAGATTTTTCCAAGGATGACAGGTATCCTCGAAGTTTAAATGTTATATAATGAGTCCATTTTAATAGTAGATTTAAAATGATTAAATAAAACATAGAAATCCTCTAGAAATCCTTAACCAAATTTAGATAGAAATTTTAGGTTTCCTATAGGTCCAAAATAGGATTAGACAAGATTTCAAAAAGGTAAATGTTAGATGCTAAGAATGAAGTTAAAGAATTCGAAGTATAAAACTAAAAAGGAAATTTAGTTAATTAGGCTTCATTTATAAGAAATTGGCCTCCCCGTTTAAAGTTTAGATAAGACTTGAATTTCGATGACGAAATTCCTAAAATAGAGGGAGAATATAACAATTGAGAATTTTTCATCATTGATTGTTACTAGGAGTAAGGATCGACTCATAATAACAAAAACTTCCCACGTTGAAGGATAATATGGAAAGTTGAGTTGAAAATAAAGTAATCAAAAAGTTAAAATGGTTAGTGTATTTGGAAAATACGCGACCTAATGATCCCAAAAATATAAACATCGATGTAACGTACCAGCATttcaaggtaaaaatttcatttttaattcaaccataaaacaccatttagttATTACCAATCATTAAAAAGTGTATTAATGTAAAAACAATTATCAAAGTACAATAccaaaatcataaagttgcaGAAAACATGGGTGGATGTAGTGCAGTCACGCCAGGCCCTTCCCTTTTGtatcggaagtacctaaaaccataaacagtaaactataagcacaaagcttattgagtttcccaaaataccacatatcatacacacaACAGAGAATGCTAtatgccaaccatagtcttgcaaTTATGCCATGAgccgtatcatggtctttccttgccatCCCGGGGGCAAAccttgggtcttacagacaagttccAAGAGCCATCTCCTGGTCtctcatgcaagtatcacaaagacaacttgCATAGTATCTAATTATACAACTATCTACTTACCTGCCAGGGTACGATCCCTGGTCTTGCATACAATTTGTCAGGAGCCAACTTCGGGTCTTTCATACAAAAGCCAAGGGCCACCCTGTAACGCCGAAATTCGAGATATAACGAAGAAGTCATGGCTCATCAAAGTTTCatggcaaaaccgacacgacaccgggaagcgtaaatagtgaatttacgatagaggactttttaccTTAGTGagctaaacaaaagttgtagtatacattaaaccgagagcgtccataaaaaaatAACgctcaaatttgacttcgtatgaggaagttataagttttctaagatttggcttaacaatgcacgacctgaaactcgaattttagttcaagtggtttttggcctacatgacctaaatgagagttgaagatctcattaataggaactcaacgataaaaagaccgATGAAAAcgaagtccgtatgaaggagttacgaattcttcgcggtcatttaacagtctaatctcctcctactactacatttaagatcggtcaagaattagccgacggagtctaaatgaaagttgtagatcttatttttacctacgcgtggatataaagaacgtcgaaaacggagctcgtatgaaaaagttgtgaatttttgaaaatcagcTGATTTCTaccctgtgtgcgatgccacaTGTCAGCACTAGGCGAAACCTTGAAGCCTACgcaacaccacgacgtggtgagagGCACCACAACGTGTTGACGCCCcaggcagcctataaatagaggtgtcgggtgaagctcattcctcacaccttcaatCCCTTCTTTCTTTCTTTAGACCCTCTCTTTAACCccctaaacccccccccccccaaaaaaaaagcctagggaaccccctagcacgaggcggaagcccccgagcgcccgacggctccgaaaagaagagccttcggctcagaaaccCTGCTTTGGCGGATCCCGATTTTGAGAaaaacccactgtaagtgagctacgcctatcttatccttagtatagcttatgttttgatATAgaaacattattaggaccttaaactaattatttgggctattattatgagttatataagagtgttgcttaacgcttatataatagtaataatagctagactattaattagttgcGTTtagcgttagactaaaccctagtggtgttgatactaggttttgtcaagagaaaattgttttgagataacgaagtgatGTTCGAGtgtcgagtcaccacctttctggtgagtgcatagttactttcatcttacacatagatatgaagtattttatataaattacgtgctatgtgtgcatattatctgaatacttgctgtctatgttggatgaatgattttatacatgttttaaatgatttaaattgtatatttattttatatctacaaatattttagggtaaaacatgggtagatgaaatagttggtgtgtgatgaaataaatgatgagagataggtgatgataggaaggtgaggataattaggtgatgatagataggtgatgatgaattgGTGATGTAGGATAAAAGATACTATAActttgtccgacaatttggagatgtagtcatctaccagagtatagatggcgaccatggactattctagacaaccccatggaaacaccagcaggcccataacatgtaagtgatgaattacgagttcaggagatgttgtaactacgtattcatgcgatgatactctaaccccttactatgaattacgagttcaggcgacgttgtaactacatattcatgcgatgatgccctaacccttgttgggcacgtattgagggagtaatccctaaATCAATATTGTatatgcgatgtaggcgatgatccttaggtagagtccttaggaacaaacatataaggagattcgatgtaaggagatgagaggtaaatatgatgtaggagacgacccttaggataaatccttagggaggtacttaggaataaagaagataatgaggatgggtaattgggttaattgtttgatgattaaacataataattatattattgtgggttgaaaaccctgtgtactcaccaggtttcccaacctgacccactcagtttacttgtatcacaggtgacgaggtgaagttacattacactgagagattaaggagatatagatcactagtgtaaatgaatgtaagttctgtttatgcttatgtttctgtattgacgataacatcccaaatgttttaaaatgaataaaaatacatttcttcggaaatgatttgataatgaaattatcatgttttttctGGGAActaattccgcaacgtttttattaaaagagatactctgatttttataaagcataaacaaaatcggtcttttctggcagtgaaaatggggatgtcacacacccCTTGGTCTTCCTATATAACATAATGTCACAACTCGAAATTTTTAACCTAGCAAAGCCTAAACCCTAACCTAGTACACGTGAAACCACATTACAACCCTTGATGCATTGTATTCTCTATAGCCTTTAGGGCTTGTTTATAAGCTAATAACTAAGCATGGATTGAGACCTAGGTTAATATAGTTTAGTATATAGTAATTTAAATCAAGTGAAAAAGGTTTGTAACATAGAAACATAGATAATCACCTTAATTTAATGATTTTGGTTTTAGACTTCCTTTATAGGGAGAATTCGCTTTCAAGTCAGACATTAAGGGGGAATTCGGTTAGGGAATCAAATATATGGGATGAATTCGGCCATCACTTTCAACAAATGGTGAATTCGGTCTTGCCATGATTGAATTCTCAAAGATCTAGGCCCTTTAGGACCGAACACACAAGGGCCCAAGCCCCTTGAGACCGATTtctatttgatatatatatatatatatatatatatatatatatatatatatatatatatatatatatatatatatgttcaaccGAAACACACACTTCATTTCTCACACTTCACACCGAATTCCTTCCTCATTTTTCTCTCAGTGCTCATAAGGTGTTGTCCAttttcctttgaatatccttcccttttcaccaagaacaccaagaacaatcaTCAAGTCTTGACCGAAAACTCCTATTTGCTCATCGAAAACGTCTAGAAGCCTTTCAATTAATTTCTAAGGCTTTTGTAAGCATTTCTTAATTACTTTAATGTTGTCTAACACTTTAAAttaatatcttattaatttaaatacgataccatgtataattattattaggataCGAATTCAGTTACGTATTCTAACATGAGGATCTTTCGCAATCACTTCGAGTTCGATCAAGCACACGCACtagatgtgagttcatacccctatgtttttAGTAGTTTTCAAAGTTTTTAggggtggggggaatacaagtaaaaacacAAAGAAATCTCGTGTTGACGTTCAAACGATTTCGAAAcagttttaaaaacatttcaagcTATTTCAACtaatttaaactattttaaaaatgtgttttcaacCTACTTAAATTGTGTTATACTTTTatttttccaaaatacatgtttatatatatacaaggttgtagaactcgctactcggtacctgctcggccgactggggagtagcgagtactggggagtactcggattcggtaattcatatagaaaaatattttggaaaattatatatgtcaaaatcataagttaaaatcataatttgattgaaatatataaccaaaattagatacatgtgaatacataaaaactgaaatacacaTAATTGTCTCACTATGaggataattactgaaaatttaagatatatatgtagtaataatcacattttgtgttaaataataaatcattaagtgaattatacatattaatcttgaaattcttgattttttttctctttttatgacaattttgaccatttgaccgagtttgaccgattttaaCCGAGTTGGCCGAGTTTTACCGAGTAGGCCAGAGTTTAACTGAGTTTGTCCGatttttgaccgagtttgaccaaTTTTTGGCCGATTTTGACTAAACCCGAGTTTTTTGGCCGAGTTGACATTACTCGCCTTGGTAGAGGGCCGATTCCGAGTAATCGGCCGAGTAggccgagttttgcaacactgtatatatatatatatatatatatatatatatatatatatatatatatatatatatatatatatatataagttccaaCAAACTTAGGACTGGTGTTTCCACCTTATCTCttattccttgtctggttgtgtaCTAGGGTTGGAACCGACTGTCcgtttgatctcaattatatatatatatatatatatatatatatatatatatatatatatatatatatatatatatatatatattgaaaatgaaacttatttaaataaagctTTGCCCTTTTGTAAACATGTCGAGCAAAAGGTATCTTACTCAAAATATTTAATTGTATGATATAACCTGTTAAATTACTAAGATGTTCATTGCATACAGAACGTACATGTAAAGTATAATAGGTATACTTTAGGGAACATTAAtactattttactaagtcatgaaTATCATactaaaatgattatttaaattataattattgtACTTTACTAGTACATGTATTTCATACATTTTCAAGTACAAAAGAACATTAGTATTCTCTTTGTGTCTAGTTATATAGGGTTGTGAGGTACTACTGGGTTGTACCCATCCGGGTACAGGCTTCTAAGTCTTATAATatatctcttggagggagagcgtaagtctgtgtatagatctatacgggactgacaatcccgcaccttgctGTTAGCTATAGTTGGACCTGCAAGTCTACATGTGAAAAACGTCATATCTTTTTCGACGCCTAcgaaactgttgggttttgagcattctaacactcctatggtgtacatgcaaccctaaataccttggatctatcttttctctaatatacatgcaaatactaatattccaaggtattaccctatctagcatacaatcatagatacttgggtaataatatagatataatacatacctcttgtagtgtagcttgattccatggggcttgagtgcctagtgcgtcaaacgtgacacctcaaatggctcacacaacatcaaatgctcttggaataacttagagagaaatccacacttcatgaaatcggctagccattcttttacacactctagtcaccgattttggtgaataatatgatgcttatatagtgtgttacaattagggttacaccatgtaaaccttaattgtcatgacctttaatttccatgacccatgggttatgtaacctccatggagcaccctatgggtttaacccaacttgattatccatggagctttggcccactatataagttatggatgatttacacaat is part of the Lactuca sativa cultivar Salinas chromosome 7, Lsat_Salinas_v11, whole genome shotgun sequence genome and harbors:
- the LOC111919051 gene encoding uncharacterized protein LOC111919051 is translated as MNRRIRNRSSTADGYLRYLKPGALAQLRDSKIIAKSHHRSSASQIYLHRVSSLSPLSSPSRSPNAAGVGQQQQEEGTGTVAAADGGSPCFSVRFYGPRCPQRKKLMAARSMFFLDPNPNTPTSDGPEPVIDAFPNDFLVAH